AGGGTTGGTAATCAATGGCAAACGTGCTTATAATGCCGCGGTCCTCCATGTAGCAATTGAGGACCGGAAGATCGTCGTCTCCGGTGAGGCGGCTGGATTTCAAATCCAGTTGGGACCGCCAGCGGCCCCGGGCAGGTTCGACTCCTGTGATCTTCCGCCAACTTCCTTCTCTTAAACGTCAATATTGCCTTCAATTTCCTTGTGGTACATGCAGTTAGCCTAAACCCCTTTCCCTGGCTCAAAATAATTCATCACATTACTTCATTGTTCCTTTTCTGGTCATATCTCCTCTGCCTTAAAAAAACCTGCTGGCAATCCGTCCGGTGAATAAAGAACAGATTGAATTTAGTGACCACAACGGCATGAAACAGAAGTGAGAGACCATAAGATTCAAACTTGAATGTGGCATCGCATGCCAGGTGGGATAAGAGGAATTACAGACTGGAAAATCTAAAAATGGCTGTCTTAAATCACCCTCTTTGATAATAGCTACAACAATATGCCTGCCAGGCGGATTCAATAGCTCCGCCTGACAAGCGCTGCTTTGCATCAACTCGAAAGTTAAACGCTTAGCTCATTGACCACATCGGCCACGCTTTTAACTTTATGGATGCTGCCAATACCCGTACCCAACGAGATATATCCCTCATCGCTGTTGCCTTCGAGCATACCGATACGTAAACCGCGCAGCCCACCCATCGCCTGGCCAATCTCTTCTTTGCTGGCTCCGGCTTTATCCATCGCCACCAGCCTGTCGGCAAATTTTCCAGGCAGTGCGCGATAATAGTCTGGCAGGGTGCGGAACAGCTGCATGTCCAGCCCATCAGCGGCAATAATTTTGTCTTTCACCGATTGTGGTACACGGCTTTCCATCGTGCTGATAAAGACTGAACCCGCAAATACGCCCTCGGCACCCAAGGCATGAGCAGCCCTGGCAGTGCGGCTGTCGGTGATGCCACCTGCGGCCAGCACCGGTACATTTTTAACCGCATCGGCAATCATCGGCACAATACTGAACGTCCCCACTGTCACTGCGGGCAAGGTCCCGCCTTCATCAAAGCCGGTAGCGACGATAACATCTGCTCCCGCTGACTCGGCTAAACGTGTATTTGCCGGAGTCGGATTAATATCCCGATAGATAATTTTAATCCCTGCCTGCTTAAGGTCATCAAATAAAGCCGGGATAATCGCTCCCTCTCCGTAGCCGGTGTAAACCACGGCATGCACCCCTTCCTCTTTAATAACTTTCAGGATTGGCGGGGTCCAGACATCATTTTCTGGCGTCGGTATCAGATTTACGCCAAAAGGTTTTTCGGTCAGTGCTTTGGTTTTACGGATCTCTGCGCGCAGTTTTTCAGCCGTCTCTTCCGGCGTAGTGGCTGCAGTTTCAGCCGTTAATCCGGCGTTAGGGCCTAATATCCCCATGCCCCCGGCATTACTGACGGCCGCAACTAAGCGCGCATCGGTTAACCATGACAGCGGACCCTGAATAACCGGTTTTTCAATACCAAGAATTTCTGAAACAGATTTACGTTGCATAACTACATATCCTGAATAACATTTCATTCGGCCATATATGGCCTAACATATTGTTTTATAAAGGATGGCTTACTGGAAAACACCGCTCGGCCAACCTCATATTTTCGAATGGCTGTAGTTTAGGCGCGGAGATTGTCAGGAAAAATAGCTAATAACCTCCATCACTATTACGAAATAAGTAATAATAAGGCAATTCCATCCGTCGTCAGCCCGCCTTATCGGTGGCAGGAAGCGCAGCATGCAAATCAATCTCTTTGAAGCAATTAAGGTTTATATCGAAATCGTTGAGTCTGGCAGCTTTACTCAGGCTGCTGAAAACCTGCAAATTCATCGCCCGGCGGTAACCAAATTGCTGCAACAACTGGAACAATCTTGCGGTGTGCGGCTACTGCAACGCACGACCCGGCGCATCAATATGACGCCGGAAGGTGAAGAGTTTTATCGCCGCAGTAAACCGTTGCTGGCTCAGGCTAATGATTTACTGGAGTCGTTTGCGCCAGACCGGCCTGTGCATGGGCAGCTGCGCATCGACATGCCGGTGGCTTTTGCCGCCCTGGTGGTGGTTCCTCATCTGGCCGAGTTTTATAAAGCGCATCCCAATATCGAAATTATTCTGAGTAGCTCAGACCGCCGCCAGGACATGCTACGCGATGGGCTGGATTGCGTACTGCGTATGGGAGAACTGGAGGATGGTGACTACATTGCCCGCCCGCTAGGCAATATAAAAATGGCGACCTGTGCCAGCCCTGCTTACATTGCAGAGCACGGCAAGCCAGAAACGCTTGAGGATTTGCAACAACATCAGGCGCTGTGCTGGATAAACAGTAGCAGCCGCCAGATTATGCCGTGGTGGTTCCAGACCTCATCTGGGGCTAAAGAGATCAATCTTACCGGCAGGCTGGTGCTGGATAACTCCGAGGCCTATCTCGCCGCAGGGCTGGCCGGGCTGGGAGTTATGCAGGGCATGTACTTCTTTTTTAAATCCCATCTGGACAGCAGCCAGCTAGTGGAAATTCTGCCTGACTATCCGGCACATGCGAGAAAGCTGTCACTACTGTATCCACATCGCCATCTGTCACATAAGGTAAGAGTTTTTGCCGAATGGCTGGAAGAACTGCTTAAGAAACTCCCCTGAGGCTGATACCGCCCCGCATCTGTGGGGCGGTTATTTAATGCTTAAAGCGTAACGACGATTTTACCCACCTGCCCATTCGCCTCCATGTAACGATGGGCATCAGCGATATCGTTAAAGGCGAAGACTTTATCGATAATCGGTTTGAGCTGGCCGGACTCTAGCCCCTGATAGACAAAGTCCCTGGCATGCGCCAGCTTCACTGGATTGGTGGTAATCTCGAACAGCTCATATCCCCGGAAGGTGAGATGTTTACCCAAAATATCCATCACTGGAATAGACAGGTTCCGGCTGTCCAGCGCGCCATATTGGAAGAAGCTCCCACCCATAGCCATGACACTGGCAATTTTTGCCGCATCCGGGCCGCCAACCGGATCAAACACCAGGTCAACGCCTTTACCATCAGTCAGCGAATTTACCTCAGCCGCCAGATCCTGTTCAGTGGTGGCGATAACCGCTGCGGCACCGGCATTAAGCAAAATGTCGGCTTTTTTACGGGTACGGCTCAGCGCAATGGGATACGCGCCCAGCATATTAGCAATCTGAATCGCCGCCATACCCACGCTGCTGGATGCGGCTCCTAACAAAGCGTACTGCCCGGCCTGCAAATTGCCGTATTCCACCAGCGCGCCGTAGGCCGTAACAAACATCATCCAGCTGGCCGCAGCCTCCGCAAAACTGAGATTTTCCGGATGTTTAACCACCGCATGCACCGGCGCATTTACCCGCTCGCCGTACATACCGTATTCGGTGAACATAAATGACGGGATCACGCTAACTTTATCGCCCGGCGCAAACTCGCTAACGCCCGGGCCAACGGCTTCCACAACGCCAGCTGCTTCGTACCCCAGGCGGGCCGGGAACTGAGGCTCAATAACATACTGTCCGGTACGGTACATAATCTCCGCCCGGTTAATCCCAAGGGCTTTCACCGTAATCTGTACTTCACCTGCCGCTGGCGCAGGCACCTCCACATTGGTTATCTCCAAAACTTCCGGGCCACCAACTCGTGAAAAAGTAATTACCTTAGACATATTCAGACTCCAATAGCTGCGCAACCCGGAACATCTGCGGGTCGAAACTGTTTTGATATGCTGGGTAAGTTACGAGGTTGTCAGGGGCGGAAAAAGACGCATTCTGATACTGCACTATTACGCTTAGAGTAATAATTGCAGGCAATAAGAATAAAATGTCAGTTAATTGAGTGCTCTCTTACGGCCACCGATGAAGCATCAGGCCGGATAGCTTTTAATGTTTGAGCAGCTATTAAGGCAGTAGCTAACTTACGAGCATTAATCAATTTAACCTGTTTAACTGCCGATATTTATCGCGATTATCGCTCGGTCTATAAATCTATTTCCGACAGCTAATGTGATCTCAATGCCTCAAGCACCACGCTAAAGGCCGCAGAGCTACGCAGACGACTGGTGTAATAAAGGTAGTATTCAGGATAAGTAATGCAGAACTCGTCCAGAACCGGCACCAGCCCTCCTGTGGCTATGTGGCTTTGAGCTAATGCCTGCGGCAGCCAGGCAACCCCGTAACCATCCAGTGCCGCCTGTAGCGCCTGATTAATACTGCTCACCACCAATTGCCCACTGACCTGAAACTGGTGTTGTTTTTTATCGACCCAAAACTCCCAGGCCCAGATTTTGCCGGGTGTTGGTAAGCGCAAATTGATACATGGCAGGTTGAGCAAATCGCCCGGAACCTGCGGCCGGGAATGCTCAGCCCAAAAAACCGGAGCGGCCACCGCAACCATCCGGTGTTCACCGCTAATCGGCACGGCAATCATATCTTTTGCTATTAATCCGCCGCGCCGTACCCCCGCGTCGAAACGCTCCCGGACAATATCCACCAGCCCATAATCCGCTATCAGCTCAACCTGAATATCCGGATAATTCTTCAATACCGGCGCGAGCTTTGGCCACAAAACCTGCTGAATAGCGTATTCATCCGCTGAAATCCGTACCGTTCCCGCAGGCCTATCCCTCAACTCGGAAAGCTTATCCAGCCCAAAGGTAATCTGCTCAAACGCCGGGCCGATAAGATGTACCAGCCGCTCACCGGCTTCAGTCAACGTCAGGCTGCGGGTTGTGCGGTTCAGCAGCTTTAGCTGCAGTCGCCGCTCCAGATTATTTACAGTCTGGCTCACCGCCGATTGTGAAGTGCCGAGCCTTGCCGCCGCATGCGTAAAACTGGCAGCCTCTGCCACTGCCAAAAAAGTGGCCAGATCGTTGAGGTTTTCCCGGCTCATTTATAAGCCCTGCTAATAACTGCCATCTGATTGTCCCTTCTTATCAGGTTGAGTCTCCGTCCCTAAGATGACCCATCAACCCGCAAAGGAGCAATACCATGGAAGCAATCAGATTTCCCAACGTCCAAATCAACATGGCTGGCAACCTGTATTTCCCTGAGTCATTTGATAATCAGCGCCGCTACCCGGCAATTGTGGTTATCCACCCCAGCGGCGGCGTAAAAGAACAAACGGCAGGGCTATACGCAGAAAAACTGGCGCAGCACGGGTTTGTTACCCTGGCATTCGATTCATCCTGCCAGGGCGAAAGCGGTGGCGAACCGCGCTATGAGGAAAATCCTTATACCCGCGTGGCAGATATCTCCGCCGCCATCGATTACCTGGTCACTCAGCCATTTATTCATAGTCAGCGGATAGGTGTCCTGGGTGTATGCGCTGGCGGTGGCTACGCTATCCATGCCTCCATGGTCGATCGCCGCATCCAGGCCACGGGCACAATCAGCGCCGTTAACTATGGCGCGATGTATCGCAAGGGCTGGGCAGGTGACCAGGCTCCGGAACAGTGCTTTGCCTTTCTGGAAATGGCCGCCCAGCAGCGTAATGCAGAGGCGAAAGGCGCACCTATTGGCTACACGCCAACCGTGACAATGACCGTGGAAGAGGCTCCAAATCAGGATTTTGTCGAAGCATATGAGTATTACCGCACGCCGCGCGCCATGCATCCAAACTCACCGGCCCAAATCACCACCCGCAGCCTGGCGCAACTGGTGACTTATGACGCTTTTAATAATGCAGAGATTTTCCTGACCCACCCATTGCTGGTTATCGCAGGCAGTGAGGCCGGCACCCGCTGGCTAACCGAGGAGATTTATCAGCGGGCAGCCAGTGTTAACAAGCGGATGCACATTGTTGAGGGTGCGACCCACATTGCGTTGTATGACCAGCCGCAATACGTCGCTGAAGCGCTTAGCAAGCTGGTGCCATTTTTCACGGCTAGCCTGCCGGAGTAATGTCCGCGAATTTATAGCGGTGAGGGCCAGGTTTAGCCCCTCACCGCCCCAGCATTGCTATTCATAAGATCTTAAAGACAGGCCTTCAGGCTGGCGATATCCGCAGGCCGCGTCCGGCAGCAGCCGCCAATCAACTGTGCACCGGCGTCCAGCCATTGAGGCAGATAATCCCGCAGCGTCTGGCAGGTTTCACCGTGATGATGCCAGGTTTTGGTTGTGGCGTCATAGTGTTCGCCGGAATTGGGATACACCACCAGCGGCAGCGTGGTCAGCGTTTGCAAATGGCGCAGTGCGGCGGTGGTATTCTCCAGCGCTATGCAATTCACCCCTATGGCAATAATTTGCGGATTTCCGTTAAGGACCTCAAGTACCTGGCGTAACGGTGTTCCATCGCTTAAATGCTCACTGTCACGTAGCGTAAAGGAGAACCACCCGCTTGCCTGTGGCCATTCCGACAGTAAATCTACCAATGCGACGATTTCAGCGCAGGATGGAATTGTCTCGAATGCCAGCAGGTCGGCACCAGCCTCGAGTAATGCGGAGATGCGCGGGCGGTGGAAATGCTGAAACTCGCGCACGCTGCGCTGATAATCTCCCCGATATTCAGAACCATCGGCCAGATATGCTCCGTAAGGACCGACTGAACCAGCCACCAGCAGCGGCTGTGCCTGCGGATTTTCGGCCTGATATATCGCTATCGCCTCACGCGCCAGCGTGACGCTTTTGGCGATCAATGCACAGGCTTGCCGCTCATCTATACCCCGCGGTGCAAACCCGGCAGGCGTTGCCTGATAGCTAGCGGTAATTGCCACCTGAGCCCCGGCGCGGAAATAGTCCAGATGTACCTGGCGGATAAGCTCCGGGTTTTCCAGCAAAACTTTAGCCGACCATAAGGTATCCGCCAGATTGCAGCCCTTCGCCTCCAGTTCGGTTGCCATCGCACCATCCAGTAACACAAATGGCTGGCTGCCCAGCAGCGAAATTAATGGATTAATCACGGACATGTTGCGGCTCCTGTAAAGGGTTAGCGGGTCGGGTCAGATAATAAGCGCCATAACAAAAGGCAACAAACGGCAGGCCACACCACAGCGCGATGCGCTGGCCAGGGTCAAACGCCAGGCCGACGCAGGCCAGCAGACACAAGACGAACCCCAGAATTGGCACCACCGGATAGCACGGCGCACGGTACTGTAACTCGCTTAATGGCCGTCCCTGCTGCAAATGGCGGCGGCGAAATACAAAATGCGACGCGCAGATACTTAGCCACACCGCGACCACCGCAAACCCGGAAATAGCCGACAGCGCGACAAAAACCGTATCTGGTGCCACCACGCTGGATAGCAGCGCCAGCACGCCGCCCAGCATACTTACCGACAGCGCGGTAACCGGCACGCCGCGCTTGTTTACCCGGGTAAATGCCTGGGGCAACGTGCGTTCATTCGCCAGCGACCACAGCATGCGCCCGGAAGCATACAGCCCGGAGTTAGCTGCAGATAAAATCGCAGTCAAAATAACAAAGTTAAAAATATCCGCCGCATATGGAATGCCTACCTTCTCAAAAACCAGCACAAACGGACTTTTTTCCACTCCTGCCTGACTGGCCGGAATCAATGCCGCCAGCACAAACACCGTACCGATAAAAAAGATAATCAGCCGGGCAATCGTGGTACGAATCGCAATCGGTATAGCCTGATGCGGGTTTTCGGTTTCACCGGCGGCAATCCCAATAAGCTCGGTACCGGAAAAGGCAAAGTTCACCGCAACCATGGTCATCAGAATCGGCAGACCGCCGTGGGGAAACCATCCCTCGCTGGTGAGATTGTGCAGGCCAGGTGCCGGGGAGCCATCCTGCATCGGGATAAAACCAAATACCGCCGCGCCTCCCAGTACGATAAAGGCCACGATAGTCAGCACTTTAATCAGCGAAAACCAGAACTCTCCCTCGGCAAAAAAGCCGGTGGAAATAACATTTAGCGCAAATATCAGTACGCAAAACAGCAAGCACCAGGTCCACACCGGCACCTGTGGGAACCAGTACTGCATACAAAAACCGGCGGCGGTAAAACTCGAGCCGAGCGCGACCGTCCAGGTAAGCCAGTAAAGCCACGCCACGGTATAGCCGGTAGCCGGCCCCAGATAGCGGGCGGCGTAGACATGGAAGGCACCTGTCTCTGGCATCGCCACCGACAGCTCGCCGAGGCACTGCATCACCAGCCAAACCACCAGCGCACCAATCAGGTATGCCAGTAGCGTCCCGGCGGCACCGGTAGTGGAAATAATGTAGCCGGTATTAAAGAACAACCCGGTACCAATAACCCCGCCCAGCGACAGCATCACCAGGTGGCGGGTTTTCATAGTGCGTTTTAACTGGCCGACGCCGTCACTCTCTTTCATATATCCTTCCAAACGTATAGACGTCTAAACATCCGTAAGATTTATATAGAGAGTGTCGTTAAAAAGCAAAAAATCTTTACCTGTCACAGCTCAAAACGCAAAGTGCCAGCCGATGCATTTTCAAGAGAAAGAGAAGAAAAATAGATGTGAGAATACCGCTCGCGGTATCAGGCAGACTAACCAGCCACAAGGGATTTTAAATTGAGATACAGGCTATAAAACGAGCGGCTTATACCACTTATCAGGCAAGATATTTAATTACAACTCAGCGTGTAATTGCGCCAAAAATCTGGAGATAACTTCTTCATTACGCTGGTAATAAGTCCAGGTGGCGACCTTTTTAAAGCTCACCAGACCCGCCTTTTGCAGCTTACTAAGATGAGAGGAAATTGTTGGCTGCGAAAGCGAAGTTTTATCCTGAATAAAACTGGCGCACACGCCGTTCTTTACCGGATCGAGCAGGTGAGGATAACCCGCAAAGTGAACCGCAGGTTCCCGCAGCCAATGCAGGATCTGACGCCTGGTCGGATTAGAGATAGCTTTGAGGATATCGTCAGTATTTACAGGCATCGGAGATAAATATCAGCATAAAGGAACCGGTACATTATGGATGAGCACCCGAAAAGTCAATCGGGCTGGCAGCATGCCAGCCCGGCAGGCTTATGCCCCGTAACGCGGGTAATCGATATAGCCGTGCTCACCGCCGCCAAACACCGTTTGCGGATCCAGCGGATTTAGCGCCAATCCCTTCTCCAGGCGCTCCGGCAGATCCGGGTTGGCGATAAATGGCCGTCCGAAACCAAAAACATCGCCCAGCCCGGCATCCAGCATATGCTGCGCTTTAGCCAGGGTATATTTCCCAGCATACATAATGACGCCAGTGAAGCTTTCACGCAGCGCCTGGCAAAATGCGGTCGGCAGCTCTGGCGGATTTTCCCAGTCGGCTTCGGCAATCGACAGATAGGCGATACCCAACGCATTAAGCTGGCGGGCAGCCTCGGTATAGGTAGTAAACGGATCGGCCTCCACCAGCCCAAGATAGACACGCTCTTCGGTTGTGCTTTCAAACAATGGCGCAAAACGAACGCCTACCCGCTCTTTACCCACAACATCAATCACCGCCGCGGTAACTTCGCGAAGAAAGCGCAGACGGTTATCCAGCGATCCACCATAGATATCATCACGATGATTGGTATGAGTGGAAATAAACTGATTGATTAAGTAGCCATTCGCCGCATGCAGCTCGATACCATCAAAGCCTGCTTCCAGCGCATTACGGGCGGCCTGGGCATACATCTGCACCAGCTCTTTCACTTCATCGGTTGTCAGCTCGCGCGGCGTCGATGGCTCAGCCATCGCTCCCTGAGCAGGCCCGGTCTCAATGAAGACCTTAACGTTATCAGCCCGAATAGCGGAAGGGGCTACCGGCGCGGTATTTCCTGGCTGTAGCGAATTGTGAGAAACCCGCCCTACGTGCCACAGCTGGGCGAAAATAATGCCACCCTGCTGATGTACCCGTGAAGTGACCTGTTTCCAGCCGGCGATTTGCTCAGCGCTATGAATACCAGGCGTCCAGGCATAACCCTGGCCACGCGGTTCAATCTGGGTACCTTCACTAATCATAAATCCGGCACCGCAGCGCTGGGCATAATATTCCGCCATCATCGCATTGGCGATATTACCCGGCTGGGTACTACGCGAACGGGTAAGTGGCGGTAAAACGATACGATTCTTAAGGGTAAGATTTCCCAGTTTTACCGGGGCAAACAACGCTGACTTATTCATCAATAATATCCGTTATGTTCATACATAGCCGACAGTGGGGGAAACTCATCTCACCAGTTGTCGGGCGATGGGCAGATCCTAATCCCATCATCTATACATTTCAATATTTAGATTTATCGATATATGCCGTTAATTTGAGAGACCTCGATTTGCTTTTCGCTCGCGACCATAAGCCGTGGCGAATCCAATAACCATGAAATGTCGCCCGCCGCCGCAGGCAGGCAAAACCACTAACACATTCAAATCAATACGTTAGAACCCGCCTTCATAACCTTCATTAAAAGAATTCACCGCCGAGCGATTATTATGCTGATAAAAAAATTCGGCCATTAGCTCTTTATCAAGCGCATACAGGCGAGTCAGCGCACCCGCCTTGCGTGCTGCCAGCGACTCCTCACCCGTCACTTGTTTTACGTGATGGGCATAGCCGATGATAAAACCGCGTTTGTAATCATCGCAAAAGCGACATCCTGCCTCGCGGGCAGAGGGCTCGTCGCTTTTCAGCCCGTCCATCAGTCCTTTTGAAAAATGATTCTGCATCTGTGCATCTCGCCATTCGATATATAAATAAATATATAGCGATTTTATGTGCAGGAAAGTGACTTTGCCAGCGTTGATCAAGAGATTCCGTTCAAACAAAAGCATAAAAAAAGCCGCCTCGTGAGGCGGCAAAATAAATCCAGAGAGTATTGCTGTCGGTAGGGAGTTAGTTCAGCGCATCCACCACGTCGCGCGCCTGGCGGAACAGTTGCTTAAAATGCTGGGTGCTGTCGCCAATATCTTCTTCTACACCGAGAGTGTTGTAGAGGAACGTGACCTGTGAATCTTTAATGCCCAGGTAGCCCATCGATTCATTCATAAAGCTGGTCATATGTTTATCGTGCCCATGCCTCAGGAAGCGCTCTTCAGAGCCACCCACCAGCGCAATCCAGCGCACTTTAGTCGCCGCCAGGCTTTTGCCTTCCCCATAGGCCAGCCCGTGGTTCATCACCCGGTCCAGATAACCTTTCAATATCGCCGGTATGCTAAACCACCACACTGGGAAGACTAAAAACAGAGTGTCGGCATTTTCCACATCATCAAACAGACGGTGCACCTCGGAGCTGTACTGTTTTTGTGGGTTACCCCAGTCCGGCTCATCCTCAACATTCAGCACCGGATCGAAGTTACTGCGATAAAGATCCAGCGTTTTCATTTTGATCCCATTAATAGCCGCCTGGCCTTGGATCTCTTCGACAACCTGAGCGGTTAATGAGTCACTGCGCGGATGCGCCCAGACCAGATAACTATTTTCAGATTTCATAGGATTATTTCCTCCATCATTGGTTGATGAATACTCTACGGCCGGGCGATAATTCGGTGAAGCGCATAATATCGGATGGGTTATTGAAGGATTTTCACTAATGAAGGTAGATCTGTCAGACTTCGCCACCTTTATCGCGGTGGCCCGTCACAAGAGCTTCCGGGCAGCAGGAGCCGAGATTGGCCTGTCGCCTTCTGCGGTCAGCCACGCCATTAAACAGCTCGAAAATCGCCTCAAGTTACGGCTATTTAACCGCACAACCCGCAGCGTGGCGTTAACTGAAGCCGGGCAAAATCTTTTCGACAGGCTGCGCCCGGCCTTTGACGATATCCGCAATATTCTCGATGACGCTAACTGCTTTCGCGACTCACCGATGGGCACATTAAAAATCAATGCGCCCAGGCTGATCGCCCGCATCACCCTGCTCCCTCTGGTGACTGCCTTTAGCCGCCAGTACCCCGATATTCAGATAGAAATTGTCACCGATGACTTGCTGACCGATATTGTCAGCCAGGGCTATGACGCCGGGATCCGCCTACATTCTCGGGTGGAAAAAGACATGATTGCCGTTCCAATCGGCGGGCCAGTCAGGCTGGCGGTGGTGGCAACGCCGGAATACTTTGCCCAGCATGGTAAACCAGAACATCC
This genomic interval from Salmonella enterica subsp. enterica serovar Choleraesuis contains the following:
- a CDS encoding alkene reductase, with product MNKSALFAPVKLGNLTLKNRIVLPPLTRSRSTQPGNIANAMMAEYYAQRCGAGFMISEGTQIEPRGQGYAWTPGIHSAEQIAGWKQVTSRVHQQGGIIFAQLWHVGRVSHNSLQPGNTAPVAPSAIRADNVKVFIETGPAQGAMAEPSTPRELTTDEVKELVQMYAQAARNALEAGFDGIELHAANGYLINQFISTHTNHRDDIYGGSLDNRLRFLREVTAAVIDVVGKERVGVRFAPLFESTTEERVYLGLVEADPFTTYTEAARQLNALGIAYLSIAEADWENPPELPTAFCQALRESFTGVIMYAGKYTLAKAQHMLDAGLGDVFGFGRPFIANPDLPERLEKGLALNPLDPQTVFGGGEHGYIDYPRYGA
- the ycaN gene encoding LysR family transcriptional regulator: MKVDLSDFATFIAVARHKSFRAAGAEIGLSPSAVSHAIKQLENRLKLRLFNRTTRSVALTEAGQNLFDRLRPAFDDIRNILDDANCFRDSPMGTLKINAPRLIARITLLPLVTAFSRQYPDIQIEIVTDDLLTDIVSQGYDAGIRLHSRVEKDMIAVPIGGPVRLAVVATPEYFAQHGKPEHPRDLVNHQCVVFRYPSKRHYLWDFTTPEGPLEIATRGKILLDDMDVQLDAVLDGAGIGYLYMEQVKPWLENGKLVSVLGEYLPERPPFMLYYPNRQFMPFGLRAFVDFIKAVRQRG
- a CDS encoding LysR family transcriptional regulator → MQINLFEAIKVYIEIVESGSFTQAAENLQIHRPAVTKLLQQLEQSCGVRLLQRTTRRINMTPEGEEFYRRSKPLLAQANDLLESFAPDRPVHGQLRIDMPVAFAALVVVPHLAEFYKAHPNIEIILSSSDRRQDMLRDGLDCVLRMGELEDGDYIARPLGNIKMATCASPAYIAEHGKPETLEDLQQHQALCWINSSSRQIMPWWFQTSSGAKEINLTGRLVLDNSEAYLAAGLAGLGVMQGMYFFFKSHLDSSQLVEILPDYPAHARKLSLLYPHRHLSHKVRVFAEWLEELLKKLP
- the yghW gene encoding hypothetical protein; the protein is MDGLKSDEPSAREAGCRFCDDYKRGFIIGYAHHVKQVTGEESLAARKAGALTRLYALDKELMAEFFYQHNNRSAVNSFNEGYEGGF
- the mmuP gene encoding putative S-methylmethionine permease, giving the protein MKESDGVGQLKRTMKTRHLVMLSLGGVIGTGLFFNTGYIISTTGAAGTLLAYLIGALVVWLVMQCLGELSVAMPETGAFHVYAARYLGPATGYTVAWLYWLTWTVALGSSFTAAGFCMQYWFPQVPVWTWCLLFCVLIFALNVISTGFFAEGEFWFSLIKVLTIVAFIVLGGAAVFGFIPMQDGSPAPGLHNLTSEGWFPHGGLPILMTMVAVNFAFSGTELIGIAAGETENPHQAIPIAIRTTIARLIIFFIGTVFVLAALIPASQAGVEKSPFVLVFEKVGIPYAADIFNFVILTAILSAANSGLYASGRMLWSLANERTLPQAFTRVNKRGVPVTALSVSMLGGVLALLSSVVAPDTVFVALSAISGFAVVAVWLSICASHFVFRRRHLQQGRPLSELQYRAPCYPVVPILGFVLCLLACVGLAFDPGQRIALWCGLPFVAFCYGAYYLTRPANPLQEPQHVRD
- a CDS encoding diguanylate cyclase; the encoded protein is MQRKSVSEILGIEKPVIQGPLSWLTDARLVAAVSNAGGMGILGPNAGLTAETAATTPEETAEKLRAEIRKTKALTEKPFGVNLIPTPENDVWTPPILKVIKEEGVHAVVYTGYGEGAIIPALFDDLKQAGIKIIYRDINPTPANTRLAESAGADVIVATGFDEGGTLPAVTVGTFSIVPMIADAVKNVPVLAAGGITDSRTARAAHALGAEGVFAGSVFISTMESRVPQSVKDKIIAADGLDMQLFRTLPDYYRALPGKFADRLVAMDKAGASKEEIGQAMGGLRGLRIGMLEGNSDEGYISLGTGIGSIHKVKSVADVVNELSV
- a CDS encoding transcriptional regulator — protein: MPVNTDDILKAISNPTRRQILHWLREPAVHFAGYPHLLDPVKNGVCASFIQDKTSLSQPTISSHLSKLQKAGLVSFKKVATWTYYQRNEEVISRFLAQLHAEL
- a CDS encoding LysR family transcriptional regulator, whose product is MSRENLNDLATFLAVAEAASFTHAAARLGTSQSAVSQTVNNLERRLQLKLLNRTTRSLTLTEAGERLVHLIGPAFEQITFGLDKLSELRDRPAGTVRISADEYAIQQVLWPKLAPVLKNYPDIQVELIADYGLVDIVRERFDAGVRRGGLIAKDMIAVPISGEHRMVAVAAPVFWAEHSRPQVPGDLLNLPCINLRLPTPGKIWAWEFWVDKKQHQFQVSGQLVVSSINQALQAALDGYGVAWLPQALAQSHIATGGLVPVLDEFCITYPEYYLYYTSRLRSSAAFSVVLEALRSH
- the ycaK gene encoding NAD(P)H-dependent oxidoreductase, which codes for MKSENSYLVWAHPRSDSLTAQVVEEIQGQAAINGIKMKTLDLYRSNFDPVLNVEDEPDWGNPQKQYSSEVHRLFDDVENADTLFLVFPVWWFSIPAILKGYLDRVMNHGLAYGEGKSLAATKVRWIALVGGSEERFLRHGHDKHMTSFMNESMGYLGIKDSQVTFLYNTLGVEEDIGDSTQHFKQLFRQARDVVDALN
- a CDS encoding NADPH:quinone reductase — encoded protein: MSKVITFSRVGGPEVLEITNVEVPAPAAGEVQITVKALGINRAEIMYRTGQYVIEPQFPARLGYEAAGVVEAVGPGVSEFAPGDKVSVIPSFMFTEYGMYGERVNAPVHAVVKHPENLSFAEAAASWMMFVTAYGALVEYGNLQAGQYALLGAASSSVGMAAIQIANMLGAYPIALSRTRKKADILLNAGAAAVIATTEQDLAAEVNSLTDGKGVDLVFDPVGGPDAAKIASVMAMGGSFFQYGALDSRNLSIPVMDILGKHLTFRGYELFEITTNPVKLAHARDFVYQGLESGQLKPIIDKVFAFNDIADAHRYMEANGQVGKIVVTL
- the mmuM gene encoding homocysteine S-methyltransferase, encoding MSVINPLISLLGSQPFVLLDGAMATELEAKGCNLADTLWSAKVLLENPELIRQVHLDYFRAGAQVAITASYQATPAGFAPRGIDERQACALIAKSVTLAREAIAIYQAENPQAQPLLVAGSVGPYGAYLADGSEYRGDYQRSVREFQHFHRPRISALLEAGADLLAFETIPSCAEIVALVDLLSEWPQASGWFSFTLRDSEHLSDGTPLRQVLEVLNGNPQIIAIGVNCIALENTTAALRHLQTLTTLPLVVYPNSGEHYDATTKTWHHHGETCQTLRDYLPQWLDAGAQLIGGCCRTRPADIASLKACL